The following are from one region of the Streptomyces tuirus genome:
- the ybeY gene encoding rRNA maturation RNase YbeY — MSIDVNNESGTEVDEQAILDIARYALARMRIHPLSELSVIVVDADAMEQLHIQWMDLPGPTDVMSFPMDELRPPSKDDDEPPQGLLGDIVLCPEVAEKQGKDAETQHSMDEELQLLTVHGVLHLLGYDHEEPDEKAEMFGLQAAIVDGWRAERGLTGPSPAPTVS; from the coding sequence ATGTCGATCGACGTCAACAACGAGTCCGGCACCGAGGTCGACGAGCAGGCGATCCTCGACATCGCCCGCTACGCGCTCGCGCGGATGCGCATCCACCCGCTCTCCGAGCTCTCGGTGATCGTCGTGGACGCCGACGCCATGGAGCAGCTCCACATCCAGTGGATGGACCTCCCCGGTCCGACGGATGTCATGTCCTTCCCGATGGACGAGCTGCGCCCGCCCTCCAAGGACGACGACGAGCCGCCGCAGGGCCTGCTCGGCGACATCGTGCTCTGCCCCGAGGTCGCCGAGAAGCAGGGCAAGGACGCGGAGACGCAGCACTCCATGGACGAGGAGCTCCAACTGCTCACCGTCCACGGGGTGCTGCACCTGCTCGGCTACGACCACGAGGAGCCGGACGAGAAGGCCGAGATGTTCGGCCTCCAGGCGGCCATCGTGGACGGCTGGCGCGCGGAGCGGGGCCTGACCGGCCCGTCCCCGGCGCCGACGGTCTCGTAA
- a CDS encoding PhoH family protein — MTQSSTAHTPAQEQARAQLTVPAQHPMVTVLGSGDSLLRVIEKAFPAADIHVRGNEISAVGDPKDVALISRVFDEMMLVLRTGQPMTEDAVERSIAMLKASDNGESDGQETPAEVLTQNILSSRGRTIRPKTLNQKRYVDAIDKHTIVFGIGPAGTGKTYLAMAKAVQALQSKQVNRIILTRPAVEAGERLGFLPGTLYEKIDPYLRPLYDALHDMLDPDSIPRLMAAGTIEVAPLAYMRGRTLNDAFIILDEAQNTSPEQMKMFLTRLGFDSKIVITGDVTQVDLPDGTKSGLRQVQDILDGVEDVHFSRLSSKDVVRHRLVGRIVDAYEKYDTTHGTQNGTHKSRGKSGHKGK; from the coding sequence ATGACTCAATCATCGACAGCTCACACCCCCGCGCAGGAGCAGGCGAGAGCGCAGCTCACCGTCCCCGCCCAGCACCCCATGGTGACCGTGCTGGGGTCCGGCGACTCCCTTCTGCGCGTGATCGAGAAGGCCTTCCCGGCGGCCGACATCCACGTCCGGGGCAACGAGATCAGCGCGGTCGGCGACCCGAAGGACGTCGCCCTCATTTCGCGCGTGTTCGACGAGATGATGCTGGTGCTCCGCACCGGGCAGCCGATGACGGAGGACGCAGTGGAACGCTCGATCGCCATGCTCAAGGCGAGCGACAACGGCGAGAGCGACGGCCAGGAGACCCCGGCCGAGGTGCTCACCCAGAACATCCTGTCCTCGCGCGGCCGCACGATCCGCCCCAAGACGCTCAACCAGAAGCGCTACGTCGACGCGATCGACAAGCACACGATCGTCTTCGGCATCGGCCCCGCGGGCACCGGCAAGACCTACCTGGCGATGGCCAAGGCGGTGCAGGCCCTGCAGTCCAAGCAGGTCAACCGCATCATCCTGACCCGCCCCGCGGTCGAGGCCGGAGAGCGGCTCGGCTTCCTCCCGGGCACGCTCTACGAGAAGATCGACCCGTACCTGCGCCCGCTCTACGACGCGCTGCACGACATGCTCGACCCGGACTCGATTCCCCGACTGATGGCTGCGGGGACTATTGAGGTGGCGCCGCTGGCGTACATGCGGGGAAGAACCCTTAATGACGCCTTCATCATCCTGGACGAGGCCCAGAACACGAGCCCCGAGCAGATGAAGATGTTCCTCACCCGCCTCGGCTTCGACTCGAAGATCGTGATCACGGGTGACGTGACGCAGGTCGACCTGCCGGACGGGACGAAGAGCGGTCTGCGCCAGGTGCAGGACATCCTGGACGGCGTCGAGGACGTCCACTTCTCCCGGCTGTCGTCCAAGGACGTCGTCCGGCACCGGCTGGTGGGCCGTATCGTCGACGCGTACGAGAAGTACGACACCACGCACGGCACCCAGAACGGCACGCACAAGAGCCGCGGCAAGTCCGGGCACAAGGGGAAGTAG
- a CDS encoding carbohydrate kinase family protein, with amino-acid sequence MTASTAPAGKGPAGTGSHRQSQVDPLAPLRTPDDPPWDVYLTGTVFLDIIFTGLDSAPVRGTESWARGMGSSPGGVANMATALARLGLRTSLAAAFGDDHYGDYCWDALEHGEGIDLSPSRTVPGWHSPVTVSMAYEGERTMVSHGHEPPPEEPAPACPPRARAAVASLAPGVSAPWIAQAASDGTRVFGDVGWDDTGAWDLAGLPDLRHCEAFLPNAQEAMRYTGTDCPRAAAHALTEYVPLAVVTLGADGAYAVDRRTGETAEVPAIAVEALDPTGAGDVFVAGFVAGTLADWPLADRLAFAGLTAALSVQEFGGSLSAPGWSEIAAWWRRVQSVEGQSPVALERYGFLAELVSEELVRPWPLRRAVPTIGFRRSA; translated from the coding sequence GTGACCGCGTCCACCGCCCCGGCCGGGAAAGGCCCGGCCGGAACGGGATCGCACCGCCAGAGCCAGGTCGATCCCCTCGCCCCGCTGCGCACACCGGACGACCCGCCCTGGGACGTCTACCTCACCGGCACCGTCTTCCTGGACATCATCTTCACCGGGCTCGACTCCGCCCCGGTGCGCGGGACGGAGTCCTGGGCGCGCGGCATGGGGTCGAGCCCCGGCGGCGTCGCCAACATGGCCACCGCCCTCGCCCGCCTCGGTCTGCGCACGTCCCTCGCGGCCGCCTTCGGCGACGACCACTACGGCGACTACTGCTGGGACGCCCTGGAGCACGGCGAGGGCATCGACCTCTCCCCGTCGCGCACGGTGCCCGGCTGGCACTCCCCGGTGACCGTCTCCATGGCCTACGAGGGCGAACGCACCATGGTCTCGCACGGCCACGAGCCGCCCCCCGAGGAGCCCGCGCCCGCCTGCCCCCCACGCGCGCGTGCCGCCGTCGCCTCCCTCGCCCCCGGCGTGAGCGCGCCCTGGATCGCCCAGGCCGCGAGCGACGGCACCCGGGTGTTCGGCGACGTCGGCTGGGACGACACCGGGGCGTGGGACCTGGCGGGGCTGCCCGATCTGCGGCACTGCGAGGCGTTCCTGCCCAACGCGCAGGAGGCGATGCGGTACACGGGCACGGACTGCCCCCGGGCCGCCGCGCACGCCCTGACCGAGTACGTACCGCTCGCGGTGGTCACCCTCGGCGCGGACGGGGCCTACGCGGTGGACCGGCGCACGGGGGAGACGGCCGAGGTGCCGGCCATCGCGGTCGAGGCGCTCGATCCGACCGGGGCGGGTGACGTGTTCGTCGCCGGGTTCGTCGCCGGGACGCTGGCGGACTGGCCGCTCGCGGACCGGCTGGCCTTCGCCGGGCTCACCGCGGCGCTGTCGGTGCAGGAGTTCGGCGGATCGCTGTCGGCGCCGGGCTGGTCGGAGATCGCGGCGTGGTGGCGCAGGGTCCAGTCGGTCGAGGGGCAGTCGCCGGTGGCGCTGGAGAGATACGGGTTCCTCGCGGAACTGGTGTCGGAGGAACTGGTCAGGCCCTGGCCGCTGCGCAGGGCCGTGCCGACGATCGGCTTCAGGCGCTCGGCATGA
- a CDS encoding glucarate dehydratase family protein, with product MNLTVTDVTLTPILVADPPLLNTQGVHQPYTPRLIVEVVTADGITGVGETYGDTTYLELARPFAERLKGRQVSDLNGLFTVADRVAVDASRVDNAVDVGGLRGVRTADKLRLSVLSGFEVACLDALGKALGLPVHALLGGKVRDAVAYSAYLFYKWAGHPQGVPAEKDDWGAAVDPAGVVEQARRFTERYGFTSFKLKGGVFPPDEEIAAIKALAEAFPGHPLRLDPNGAWSVETSVKVAQELGEVLEYLEDPALGTPAMAEVAERTGVPLATNMCVTTFAEIQEAFTRGAVHVVLADHHYWGGLRNTQQLAAVCRTFGVGVSMHSNTHLGISLAAMTHVAATVPGLHHACDSHYPWQSEDVLTERLTFEGGKVAVSDAPGLGVELDRERLAVLHRRWLDDDGALRDRDDAAAMRIADPQWVTPAMPRW from the coding sequence GTGAACCTCACCGTCACCGACGTGACGCTCACGCCGATCCTGGTCGCGGACCCGCCGCTGCTGAACACCCAGGGCGTCCACCAGCCGTACACGCCCCGGCTGATCGTCGAGGTCGTCACCGCCGACGGGATCACCGGCGTGGGGGAGACCTACGGAGACACCACGTACCTGGAGCTGGCCCGGCCCTTCGCCGAGCGGCTGAAGGGACGCCAGGTCAGCGACCTGAACGGCCTGTTCACGGTCGCTGACCGGGTCGCGGTGGACGCCTCCCGCGTCGACAACGCCGTGGACGTCGGCGGGCTGCGCGGTGTCCGGACCGCCGACAAGCTGCGGCTGTCCGTCCTCTCCGGCTTCGAGGTCGCCTGCCTGGACGCCCTCGGCAAGGCGCTCGGACTGCCCGTGCACGCGCTGCTCGGCGGCAAGGTGCGCGACGCCGTCGCATACAGCGCCTACCTGTTCTACAAGTGGGCCGGCCACCCCCAGGGCGTACCCGCCGAGAAGGACGACTGGGGCGCTGCCGTCGACCCGGCGGGAGTCGTGGAGCAGGCCCGCCGCTTCACGGAGCGGTACGGCTTCACCTCCTTCAAGCTCAAGGGCGGCGTCTTCCCGCCCGACGAGGAGATCGCGGCGATCAAGGCCCTGGCCGAGGCGTTCCCGGGACACCCGCTGCGCCTGGACCCCAACGGCGCCTGGTCGGTGGAGACGTCGGTGAAGGTGGCCCAGGAGCTCGGCGAGGTCCTGGAGTACCTGGAGGACCCGGCGCTCGGCACGCCCGCCATGGCCGAGGTCGCCGAGCGCACCGGGGTGCCGCTCGCCACCAACATGTGCGTGACGACGTTCGCCGAGATCCAGGAGGCCTTCACCCGGGGCGCCGTCCACGTGGTGCTCGCCGACCATCACTACTGGGGCGGACTGCGCAACACCCAGCAGCTCGCCGCCGTCTGCCGCACCTTCGGCGTCGGCGTGTCGATGCACTCCAACACCCACCTCGGCATCTCGCTCGCCGCGATGACCCATGTGGCCGCCACCGTCCCGGGCCTCCACCACGCCTGCGACTCCCACTACCCCTGGCAGTCCGAGGACGTCCTCACCGAGCGGCTCACCTTCGAGGGCGGCAAGGTCGCCGTGTCCGACGCGCCCGGCCTCGGCGTGGAACTCGACCGCGAGCGCCTGGCCGTACTGCACCGGCGGTGGCTGGACGACGACGGCGCCCTGCGCGACCGTGACGACGCGGCCGCGATGCGGATCGCCGACCCGCAGTGGGTCACGCCCGCGATGCCCCGCTGGTGA